One Centropristis striata isolate RG_2023a ecotype Rhode Island chromosome 22, C.striata_1.0, whole genome shotgun sequence genomic window carries:
- the LOC131961088 gene encoding high affinity choline transporter 1-like, which produces MAVNWAGLISMGVFYMIVLGTGIWASRKSKREERKCTGNRSEVAMVGGRNLNLCVSIFTMTATWVGGGYILGNAEVVYNPTKGLVWATGPIAFTLNMIVGAIFFVKPIRSKNYVTLMDPFQEKYGNTVAAVIFVPGLIGDILWIACILGALGGTVSVVMDISSSLAVGISAAVAVTYTLMGGLYSVAYTDVIQLSFMFIGLWLCVPFILVSPSSANITVAAVTKLYQEPWIGKLELEDAGPWVDEILLLGIGALCYQAFYQRILSTPTDAQAKITCYAGAVLCPILAVPSLIIGATAASTNWNQTTYGSPSPYEQGKAGMILPIALQYLCPFYVSLVAMGALAAAVMSSVDSALLSASSQLGRNIFKNIIYKRASEKMIIVVVKVSVLLCGTMAAVLAMTAKSIHLFWILSADVLYSMMTPQVVCTFYLSRWVNQYGACSGFVLAIVLRVLVGEPLLGLPDILPLPWDKIQEDGHRYRLFPFRTAIMLITIGTILLASRLAAWVSEKRLLKRISGAETDTNMHYMAPLRKDVEEKETE; this is translated from the exons ATGGCAGTAAACTGGGCAGGACTGATCTCCATGGGAGTGTTTTACATGATCGTACTGGGCACAGGTATCTGGGCATCCAGGAAGTCCAAACGTGAAGAGAGGAAGTGCACTGGGAACCGCAGTGAAGTTGCAATGGTTGGAGGGAGGAACCTAAACCTCTGTGTCAGCATTTTTACTATGACAG CCACTTGGGTGGGAGGAGGCTATATTCTGGGTAATGCTGAAGTGGTCTACAATCCAACAAAGGGCTTGGTGTGGGCAACCGGACCCATTGCCTTCACGTTGAACATGATTGTAG GTGCAATCTTCTTTGTCAAGCCTATCCGGTCGAAGAACTATGTGACCCTCATGGACCCATTTCAGGAGAAATACGGCAACACTGTAGCTGCTGTTATTTTCGTTCCTGGTCTCATAGGGGATATCTTGTGGATAGCATGTATTCTTGGTGCACTGG GAGGGACGGTAAGCGTGGTCATGGatatctcctcctctctggctGTGGGAATCTCTGCTGCTGTGGCAGTTACCTACACGTTAATGGGAGGACTGTACTCTGTGGCCTATACTGATGTCATCCAACTAAGCTTCATGTTCATCGGCTTG TGGCTCTGTGTGCCTTTTATCCTGGTAAGCCCCTCCTCTGCTAACATCACTGTTGCTGCAGTAACCAAGCTGTACCAGGAGCCATGGATCGGCAAACTGGAGCTGGAAGATGCAGGTCCCTGGGTAGATGAGATACTGCTACTG GGGATTGGAGCGCTCTGCTACCAGGCTTTCTACCAGAGAATCCTGTCCACACCAACTGATGCCCAAGCGAAGATCACCTGCTATGCTGGAGCAGTGTTATGCCCAATCCTTGCCGTCCCATCACTCATCATTGGAGCAACGGCGGCATCTACCA ATTGGAACCAGACAACCTACGGTTCTCCCAGCCCGTACGAACAGGGCAAAGCTGGTATGATCTTACCAATTGCCCTTCAGTACCTTTGCCCTTTCTACGTCTCACTGGTGGCTATGGGAGcacttgctgctgctgtgatgtcatcagttGACTCTGCACTTCTGTCTGCCTCCTCCCAACTCGGCCGAAATATCTTCAAGAACATCATCTACAAAAGG GCATCAGAAAAGATGATTATTGTAGTGGTTAAAGTGTCGGTCCTCCTGTGTGGAACGATGGCAGCAGTCCTGGCCATGACAGCGAAGTCCATTCACCTGTTCTGGATCCTCAGTGCAGATGTCTTGTATTCAATGATGACCCCCCAGGTGGTTTGCACCTTCTACTTATCTCGGTGGGTGAACCAGTACGGAGCCTGCTCTGGCTTTGTGTTGGCAATAGTGCTGAGAGTTCTGGTTGGAGAACCCTTGCTAGGCCTTCCTGACATACTGCCCCTGCCGTGGGACAAGATACAGGAGGACGGCCACCGATACCGCTTGTTCCCTTTTCGCACCGCAATCATGCTCATCACCATCGGGACTATTTTACTAGCATCACGCCTTGCTGCGTGGGTGTCGGAGAAGAGGCTGCTGAAAAGAATAAGTGGTGCTGAGACGGACACAAACATGCATTACATGGCACCACTCCGAAAAGATGTGGAGGAAAAGGAGACTGAATAA